A single Metarhizium brunneum chromosome 5, complete sequence DNA region contains:
- the rhlG_2 gene encoding Rhamnolipids biosynthesis 3-oxoacyl-[acyl-carrier-protein] reductase, with the protein MAEAQLTDFPSLFSLKGKVAVVTGGSRGLGLHAASAFLQAGASKVFISSRKAAACDEACKALNALPNRSPGAVAIPIPADSANMKGVTHLLEEVKKHTDRVDILFANAGATWGQAFDTHPDEAFAKVMDLNVKAVFNTVRVFAPLLDKAASRADPARVIITASVAGLGIGTIGKQGTYGYSASKAAVIHLGRNLAIELGPRGITVNSICPGFFPSKMSNGLLEISGGADKIASTNPMGRLGVPEDIAGVVVYLASRAGSHVNGEAIAIDGGAMWARGELAFPGEGSSKL; encoded by the exons atggccgaagCCCAATTGACAGATTTCCCATCCCTCTTCTCGCTAAAGGGAAAGGTCGCAGTGGTGACCGGCGGTTCTCGCGGTCTCGGACTACACGCCGCATCCGC CTTCCTCCAAGCCGGCGCCTCCAAGGTCTTCATCTCGTCCCGCAAAGCCGCCGCCTGCGACGAGGCCTGCAAAGCCCTCAATGCCCTTCCCAACCGCTcgcccggcgccgtcgccatcccCATCCCCGCCGACTCGGCCAACATGAAGGGCGTGACGCACCTGCTCGAAGAGGTCAAGAAGCACACTGACCGCGTGGACATTCTCTTCGCCAACGCCGGCGCCACCTGGGGCCAGGCCTTTGACACCCACCCCGACGAGGCCTttgccaaggtcatggaTCTCAATGTCAAGGCCGTCTTCAACACGGTCCGCGTCTTCGCGCCGctgctggacaaggccgcTTCTCGCGCGGACCCCGCCCGCGTCATCATCACGGCCAGCGTCGCCGGCTTGGGCATTGGCACCATTGGCAAGCAGGGCACCTATGGGTACTCTGCGTCCAAGGCGGCCGTCATCCACCTCGGCCGCAACCTGGCCATCGAGCTGGGTCCCAGGGGCATCACCGTAAACTCCATTTGCCCTGGTTTCTTCCCTAGCAAGATGTCCAACGGGCTCTTGGAGATATcgggcggcgccgacaagATTGCCAGCACGAACCCCATGGGGCGACTTGGCGTGCCGGAGGATATTGCGGGTGTGGTGGTGTATTTGGCCAGCAGGGCCGGTTCGCACGTCAACGGCGAGGCTATCGCCATTGATGGAGGTGCAATGTGGGCGAGGGGGGAGTTGGCTTTCCCTGGGGAGGGGAGCTCCAAGTTGTAG
- the CARME gene encoding Carnosine N-methyltransferase, producing MADQGEQLASSSDTTAWRGTEDNMDDPEEVKVVFYALDSFSQYPKVAHFNVTHLRRRSFYALPQAHWKMLAAPPFNFLETLDRTDDAIDANAELARAIVAHGLRSFHNLAAVSPQGEPMIPLEWTGVAKHGDIDKARSTIRQFYRDWTAEGAVERDICYAPILKTLEQERARIGEERQPKVLVPGAGLGRLVFELCRKGYEAEGNEISYHQLLASSYILNECQTEGKYTIYPWIHTFSNHLTRANHLRSYKVPDIHPATTLAKTANAGSMSMCAADFLCLYADEEHKESYDAVASLFFLDTAPNLIRYLEVIRHCLRPGGVLINVGPLLWHFENQAPGNHGHDDDGDGEHDYNNSSGIADPGSFELSNDEVMALLEKLGFTVEWKQTGIETPYIQDSESMLHTVYKAAAWVARKPKQE from the exons ATGGCGGATCAAGGGGAGCAGCTAGCTTCGTCATCTGATACTACTGCCTGGCGCGGCACGGAAGATAACATGGATGATCCAGAGGAGGTGAAAGTAGTTTTCTATGCTCTCGACTCTTTCTC GCAATACCCCAAAGTCGCACACTTTAATGTCACTCACCTCAGACGGCGCTCCTTTTACGCGCTTCCTCAAGCACACTGGAAGATGCTGGCGGCGCCCCCTTTCAATTTTCTTGAAACCCTAGACAGAACAGACGACGCAATAGATGCTAACGCCGAGCTGGCCCGTGCAATTGTAGCCCATGGTTTACGGTCATTCCACAaccttgccgccgtctctCCGCAGGGCGAGCCCATGATACCGCTGGAGTGGACAGGCGTAGCCAAGCATGGAGATATTGACAAGGCTCGGAGTACAATCAGACAATTCTACAGGGACTGGACAGCAGAAGGCGCCGTGGAGCGCGACATCTGCTACGCGCCCATCTTGAAGACGCTTGAGCAAGAGCGGGCACGCATCGGAGAGGAGAGACAACCGAAAGTGCTGGTGCCAGGCGCAGGACTGGGAAGATTGGTATTTGAGCTGTGCCGCAAGGGATACGAAGCTGAAGGCAACGAGATTTCCTATCACCAACTTCTGGCGTCATCCTACATCTTGAACGAGTGCCAAACGGAAGGGAAGTACACCATATACCCCTGGATACACACCTTCTCCAACCATCTCACCCGAGCGAACCACCTACGGAGCTACAAAGTGCCCGACATTCACCCCGCCACGACGTTGGCCAAAACGGCAAACGCAGGAAGCATGTCCATGTGCGCCGCTGATTTTCTCTGCCTGTACGCAGACGAGGAGCACAAGGAGTCGTACGATGCTGTCGCGAGCCTGTTCTTCCTTGACACTGCGCCCAATCTGATACGGTATCTGGAAGTCATCCGCCACTGCCTCCGACCAGGTGGTGTTCTCATCAATGTCGGCCCGCTGCTGTGGCACTTTGAGAATCAAGCACCCGGGAACCATGGGcatgatgacgacggagaTGGCGAGCACGACTATAATAACTCATCGGGCATTGCAGACCCAGGGAGCTTCGAGCTGTCCAATGATGAGGTGATGGCAttgctggagaagctgggatTCACAGTGGAGTGGAAGCAGACGGGAATAGAGACGCCGTATATCCAAGACAGCGAGAGCATGTTGCACACTGTATATAAAGCCGCAGCATGGGTGGCAAGGAAGCCGAAACAGGAGTGA